The following proteins are encoded in a genomic region of Cricetulus griseus strain 17A/GY chromosome 7, alternate assembly CriGri-PICRH-1.0, whole genome shotgun sequence:
- the Trim47 gene encoding E3 ubiquitin-protein ligase TRIM47 isoform X2, translating to MDGSGPFSCPICLEPLREPVTLPCGHNFCLACLGALWPHRSAGGTGGSGGPARCPLCQEPFPDGLQLRKNHTLSELLQLRQGSGPGPMAAPAPDPSRGATPEPSAPSASPTAPEPSAPCAPEPWLAEGPVRCDACPEGAALPAAFSCLSCLASFCSAHLAPHERSPALRGHRLVPPLRRLEESLCPRHLRPLERYCRVERVCLCEACAAQEHRGHELVPLEQERALQEAEQPKVLSAVEDRMDELGASIAQSRRTVALIKSAAATERERVSQMFAEATSTLQNFQTEVLGFIEEGEATLLGRSQGDLRRQEEQRSRLSRARHNLSQVPEADSVSFLQELLALRLALEEGCGPGPGPPRELSFTKSSQVVRALRDILVSACASQWEQLRGLGSDEDELQKLGSEAEVESQDPDSTNLLESEAPRDYFLKFAYIVDLDSDTADKFLQLFGTKGVKRVLCPINYPESPTRFTHCEQVLGEGALDRGTYYWEVEIIEGWVSVGVMAEGFSPQEPYDRGRLGRNAHSCCLQWNGRGFSVWFCGLEAPLPHAFSPTVGVCLEYADHALAFYAVRDGKLSLLRRLKASRPRRSGALASPTDPFQSRLDSHFSGLFNHRLKPAFFLESVDAHLQIGPLKKSCISVLKRR from the exons ATGGACGGCAGCGGGCCTTTCAGCTGCCCCATCTGCCTGGAACCGCTCCGGGAGCCGGTGACCCTGCCCTGCGGCCACAACTTCTGCCTCGCCTGCCTGGGCGCGCTCTGGCCGCACCGGAGCGCGGGCGGCACCGGTGGTTCCGGAGGCCCGGCCCGCTGCCCACTGTGCCAGGAGCCTTTCCCCGACGGCCTGCAGCTCCGCAAGAACCACACGCTGTCCGAGCTGCTGCAGCTCCGCCAGGGCTCGGGCCCAGGACCCATGGCCGCCCCGGCTCCGGACCCCTCCCGGGGCGCGACGCCCGAGCCCTCCGCGCCCAGCGCGTCCCCTACGGCTCCGGAGCCATCGGCTCCCTGCGCGCCCGAGCCCTGGCTGGCCGAGGGGCCGGTGCGCTGCGACGCGTGCCCCGAGGGCGCCGCCCTGCCCGCCgccttctcctgcctctcctgcctcgcCTCCTTCTGCTCCGCGCACCTCGCCCCGCACGAACGCAGCCCCGCACTGCGCGGCCACCGCCTGGTGCCGCCGCTGCGCCGGCTGGAGGAGAGCCTGTGTCCGCGCCACCTGCGGCCGCTGGAGCGCTACTGCCGCGTGGAGAGAGTGTGCCTGTGCGAGGCCTGTGCCGCCCAGGAGCACCGCGGCCACGAGCtggtgccgctggagcaggagcgtgCGCTCCAGGAG GCTGAGCAGCCCAAAGTCCTGAGCGCAGTGGAAGACCGCATGGATGAACTGGGTGCCAGCATTGCGCAGTCCCGCCGTACTGTGGCCCTCATCAAG AGCGCAGCtgccacagagagggagagggtgagcCAGATGTTCGCCGAGGCCACATCCACCCTGCAGAATTTCCAGACTGAGGTGCTGGGGTTCATCGAGGAGGGAGAGGCCACTTTGTTAGGACGCTCCCAGGGTGACCTGCGTAGACAAGAGGAACAGCGTAGCCGCCTGAGCCGGGCGCGTCACAACCTCAGTCAGGTTCCAGAAGCTGACTCAGTCAGCTTTCTGCAG GAGCTCCTGGCACTACGGCTGGCCCTGGAGGAGGGGTGCGGCCCTGGACCTGGGCCCCCCAGGGAGCTCAGCTTCACCAAGTCCTCCCAAGTGGTCAGAGCATTGAGAGACATCCTGGTCTCAGCCTGTGCCAGCCAGTGGGAGCAGCTTCGGGGGCTGGGCAGTGACGAGGATGAGCTGCAGAAGCTCGGCTCAGAAG CTGAGGTGGAGTCCCAGGACCCAGACAGCACCAACCTTCTGGAGAGTGAAGCTCCGAGGGACTATTTCCTCAAGT TTGCCTACATCGTGGACTTGGACAGTGACACAGCGGACAAGTTCTTGCAGCTTTTTGGAACCAAAGGTGTCAAGAGGGTATTATGTCCCATCAACTACCCGGAGTCACCCACCCGGTTCACACACTGTGAGCAGGTGCTAGGGGAGGGCGCCCTGGACCGGGGCACCTACTACTGGGAGGTGGAGATCATTGAAGGATGGGTCAGCGTGGGTGTCATGGCCGAGGGCTTCTCGCCGCAAGAGCCCTACGACCGGGGCCGGCTGGGCCGGAACGCGCACTCGTGCTGTCTGCAGTGGAATGGGCGTGGGTTCTCTGTCTGGTTCTGTGGGCTGGAGGCCCCACTACCCCACGCCTTTTCGCCTACTGTTGGGGTCTGCCTGGAGTACGCTGACCATGCCCTGGCCTTCTACGCAGTTCGAGACGGAAAGCTGAGCCTTCTTCGGAGGCTCAAAGCCTCCAGGCCACGCCGCAGTGGTGCCCTGGCCTCCCCCACTGACCCATTCCAGAGTCGCCTGGACAGTCATTTTTCAGGACTCTTCAACCACAGGCTCAAGCCTGCCTTCTTCCTGGAGAGCGTAGACGCCCATCTGCAGATTGGGCCGCTCAAGAAATCGTGCATATCCGTACTGAAGAGGAGATGA